One Halomonas sp. M4R1S46 genomic window carries:
- a CDS encoding gamma carbonic anhydrase family protein, translating to MSDSTVIRPWKGVTPQLGERVYIDPASVVLGDVVLGDDSSVWPMAVVRGDMHRIRIGARVSVQDGSVLHITHASDFNPDGFPLTIGDDVTIGHKAILHGATLGSRILVGMGAIVMDGAVVEDEVIIAAGAVVTPGKHLAGGHVYAGNPAKALRPIQDKERAFFPYTAGNYVKLKDEYLAARG from the coding sequence ATGAGTGATTCGACGGTCATCCGGCCCTGGAAGGGCGTGACGCCGCAACTGGGCGAGCGGGTCTACATCGATCCCGCCAGCGTGGTGCTGGGCGACGTGGTGCTCGGCGACGACAGCTCGGTCTGGCCGATGGCGGTGGTCCGCGGCGACATGCACCGCATCCGCATCGGCGCACGGGTCAGCGTCCAGGACGGCAGCGTGCTGCACATCACCCACGCCAGCGACTTCAACCCCGACGGTTTCCCGCTGACCATCGGCGACGACGTGACCATCGGCCACAAGGCGATCCTGCACGGGGCCACCCTGGGCAGCCGCATCCTGGTGGGCATGGGCGCCATCGTCATGGACGGCGCCGTGGTCGAGGACGAGGTGATCATCGCCGCGGGCGCGGTGGTGACCCCGGGCAAGCACCTGGCCGGCGGCCATGTCTATGCCGGCAATCCGGCCAAGGCGCTGCGGCCGATCCAGGACAAGGAGCGCGCCTTCTTCCCCTACACGGCCGGCAATTA
- a CDS encoding sodium-dependent transporter, whose amino-acid sequence MNETLERWSSRRAFILAVTGAAVGLGNIWRFPYITGEYGGAAFLLLYVAFVVLLGLPVMMAEILIGRAGRRSPMQSLGHLATQAGRSPHWRWLGLFGAFTVFCILSFYSVVSGWSIEFLVAAVNGDFVGQGAAEIGAGFDAFLADPGRMTFNHTLFLAMTMMVVAAGVAKGLERLNNLLMPLLYLLLLVLAGHAATTSGFGPALAWLFTPDLAAVTPTVLIAAMGHAFFTLAVGACALMAYGAYMPDHQSLPRAAAGVAVLDVTVALLAGIAIFSVVFAQGMDPGEGPGLMFVTLPVAFADLPFGALWLSLFFLLLLLATWTSSINLAEPMVATLQGWGLGRGQASTLVGIAVWMLGLLSVLSFSTLSELRVLFGMNVFGLVSTIPPEIFLPVGGLLIAIFAAWVLPEHVALRALDAGPNGFRLWRFLVRWVSIPLTLVVLVSGLI is encoded by the coding sequence ATGAACGAGACCCTGGAGCGCTGGAGCAGCCGACGCGCCTTCATCCTGGCCGTGACCGGGGCCGCGGTGGGGCTGGGCAACATCTGGCGCTTCCCCTACATCACCGGCGAGTACGGTGGTGCGGCCTTCCTGCTCCTCTACGTGGCCTTCGTGGTGCTGCTGGGCCTGCCGGTGATGATGGCCGAGATCCTGATCGGTCGTGCCGGGCGGCGCAGCCCGATGCAGTCCCTCGGCCACCTGGCGACCCAGGCCGGCCGCAGCCCCCACTGGCGCTGGCTGGGACTGTTCGGGGCCTTCACGGTGTTCTGCATCCTCTCCTTCTACTCGGTGGTCTCGGGCTGGTCCATCGAGTTCCTGGTCGCCGCGGTCAACGGCGACTTCGTCGGCCAGGGCGCGGCGGAGATCGGCGCCGGCTTCGACGCCTTCCTCGCCGACCCCGGGCGCATGACCTTCAACCACACCCTCTTTTTGGCCATGACCATGATGGTGGTGGCCGCGGGGGTGGCCAAGGGCCTGGAGCGGCTCAACAACCTGCTGATGCCGCTGCTCTACCTGCTGCTGCTGGTGCTGGCCGGTCACGCCGCCACGACCAGCGGCTTCGGCCCGGCGCTCGCCTGGCTGTTCACGCCGGACCTCGCGGCGGTCACGCCGACGGTGCTGATCGCCGCCATGGGGCATGCCTTCTTCACCCTGGCGGTGGGCGCCTGCGCGCTGATGGCCTACGGCGCCTACATGCCGGACCACCAGAGCCTGCCCCGGGCGGCGGCCGGCGTCGCGGTGCTCGACGTCACCGTGGCACTGCTGGCCGGCATCGCCATCTTCTCGGTGGTCTTCGCCCAGGGCATGGACCCCGGCGAGGGGCCCGGCCTGATGTTCGTGACCCTGCCGGTGGCCTTCGCCGACCTGCCCTTCGGCGCCCTGTGGCTGTCGCTGTTCTTCCTGCTGCTGCTACTGGCCACCTGGACCTCCTCGATCAACCTCGCCGAGCCGATGGTCGCCACCCTCCAGGGCTGGGGCCTCGGTCGTGGCCAGGCCTCGACGCTGGTGGGCATCGCCGTCTGGATGCTGGGCCTGCTGTCGGTGCTGTCCTTCTCGACGCTGTCCGAGCTCCGGGTGCTGTTCGGGATGAACGTCTTCGGCCTGGTCAGCACCATTCCGCCGGAGATCTTCCTGCCGGTGGGGGGGCTATTGATCGCGATCTTCGCCGCCTGGGTGCTGCCCGAGCACGTCGCCCTGCGTGCCCTGGACGCCGGGCCCAACGGCTTTCGCCTGTGGCGGTTCCTGGTGCGCTGGGTGTCGATCCCGCTGACGCTGGTAGTATTGGTCTCGGGACTGATCTGA
- the prlC gene encoding oligopeptidase A, whose amino-acid sequence MSANPLLDSHSLPPFAEIRPEQVVPAIETLLAENRHAIEELVARAEREPPTWESLAAPLEALNDRLSRAWSPVSHLNGTMNNEALRGAYETGLGLLSEYTTWLGQHEGLFRAWQALKDGPAWAELDEGQRRSVDNALRDFRLAGVDLPPAQKQRYGEIKARLSSLANAFSNQLLDATQAWQLHLDDASRLAGLPESALATLKANAEAKGREGYRITLDFPSFFPVMTHADDRALRREVYTAFVTRASDQGPNAGQFDNAPIMEETLALRRELAELLGFATYADYSLATKMAESPTRVVTFLEDLAERAVPQAREEYAELAAFARDQLGMAELAPWDVGYASEKLREARYAISDEQLRPYFPAPRVVDGLFRVVERLYGVSFEEDARAPRYHPDVRYFRIMEAGAPIAGFYLDLYAREGKRGGAWMDECRVRRLEAGELQLPVAYLTCNFTRPVGDRPALLTHDEVTTLFHEFGHGLHHMLTRQTVADISGINGVAWDAVELPSQFMENFCWEREGLDLIAGHVETGAPLPEALFEKLLAAKNFQSAMGMVRQLEFSLFDFRLHLEAAAPSAADIQALLDEVRDGVSVVPRADFNRFQNGFGHIFAGGYAAGYYSYKWAEVLSADAWSAFEEAGIFDPETGRRFRTEILERGGSRDAAELFRAFRGREPSVEPLLRHSGIRAA is encoded by the coding sequence ATGTCCGCAAATCCACTGCTCGACTCCCACTCGCTGCCCCCCTTCGCCGAGATCAGGCCCGAGCAGGTGGTGCCGGCCATCGAGACCCTGCTGGCCGAGAACCGTCACGCCATCGAGGAGCTGGTGGCTCGCGCCGAACGCGAGCCACCCACCTGGGAAAGCCTGGCGGCGCCCCTGGAGGCCCTCAACGACCGCCTGTCGAGGGCCTGGTCGCCGGTCTCGCACCTCAACGGCACCATGAACAACGAAGCGCTGCGGGGCGCCTACGAGACGGGCCTAGGGCTGCTTTCCGAGTACACCACCTGGCTCGGCCAGCACGAGGGCCTGTTCCGCGCCTGGCAGGCGCTGAAGGACGGCCCGGCCTGGGCCGAGCTCGACGAGGGGCAGCGCCGCAGCGTGGACAACGCCCTGCGTGACTTCCGGCTCGCCGGGGTCGACCTGCCGCCCGCGCAGAAGCAGCGCTACGGCGAGATCAAGGCCCGCCTGTCGAGCCTCGCCAACGCCTTCTCCAACCAACTGCTGGACGCCACCCAGGCCTGGCAGCTGCACCTCGACGATGCCAGCCGCCTGGCCGGCCTGCCCGAGAGCGCCCTGGCGACCCTCAAGGCCAACGCCGAGGCCAAGGGACGCGAGGGCTACCGCATCACCCTGGACTTCCCCAGCTTCTTCCCGGTGATGACCCACGCCGACGACCGCGCGCTGCGCCGCGAGGTCTACACCGCCTTCGTCACCCGGGCCTCCGACCAGGGCCCCAATGCCGGGCAGTTCGACAACGCCCCGATCATGGAGGAGACCCTGGCCCTGCGCCGGGAGCTCGCCGAGCTGCTGGGGTTTGCCACCTACGCCGACTACTCGCTGGCCACCAAGATGGCCGAGTCGCCCACCCGAGTGGTTACCTTCCTCGAGGACCTGGCCGAGCGTGCCGTGCCCCAGGCCCGGGAGGAATATGCCGAACTCGCGGCCTTCGCCCGCGACCAGCTGGGCATGGCCGAGCTCGCGCCCTGGGACGTGGGCTATGCCAGCGAGAAGCTGCGCGAGGCCCGCTACGCCATCTCCGACGAGCAGCTGCGCCCCTACTTCCCCGCCCCGCGGGTGGTCGACGGCCTGTTCCGGGTGGTCGAGCGACTCTACGGCGTGAGCTTCGAGGAGGACGCCAGGGCGCCGCGCTACCATCCCGACGTGCGCTACTTCCGCATCATGGAGGCCGGCGCGCCCATCGCCGGCTTCTATCTGGACCTCTATGCCCGGGAGGGCAAGCGCGGCGGCGCCTGGATGGACGAGTGCCGGGTCCGCCGCCTGGAGGCCGGCGAGCTGCAGCTGCCGGTGGCCTACCTGACCTGCAACTTCACCCGCCCGGTGGGTGACAGGCCCGCCCTGCTGACCCATGACGAGGTCACCACCCTCTTCCACGAGTTCGGCCACGGCCTGCACCACATGCTGACCCGCCAGACCGTCGCCGACATCTCCGGCATCAACGGCGTGGCCTGGGACGCCGTGGAACTGCCCAGCCAGTTCATGGAGAACTTCTGCTGGGAGCGCGAGGGCCTGGACCTGATCGCCGGCCACGTCGAGACCGGTGCGCCGTTGCCCGAGGCGCTGTTCGAGAAGCTGCTGGCGGCCAAGAACTTCCAGTCGGCCATGGGCATGGTGCGCCAACTGGAGTTCTCGCTGTTCGACTTCCGCCTGCACCTGGAGGCCGCCGCCCCGTCCGCCGCCGACATCCAGGCGCTGCTCGACGAGGTGCGCGACGGCGTCTCGGTGGTGCCGCGGGCCGACTTCAACCGCTTCCAGAACGGTTTCGGACATATCTTCGCCGGCGGCTACGCGGCGGGTTACTACAGTTACAAGTGGGCCGAAGTGCTCTCCGCGGATGCCTGGAGCGCCTTCGAGGAAGCCGGCATCTTCGATCCCGAGACCGGCCGTCGCTTCCGCACCGAGATCCTCGAGCGGGGCGGCTCCCGGGACGCCGCCGAGCTGTTCCGCGCCTTTCGCGGGCGCGAGCCCAGCGTCGAGCCGCTGCTGCGCCACAGCGGCATCCGCGCCGCCTGA
- a CDS encoding YheV family putative zinc ribbon protein produces the protein MAIQKRFIAGAICPRCAEMDRIRAWEQHGIRYRDCVSCDFFEQLPIEDEALPELETRVNREREEPHRDDLQTVKILDPKA, from the coding sequence ATGGCCATCCAGAAACGTTTTATCGCCGGCGCCATCTGCCCCCGCTGTGCCGAGATGGATCGCATCCGTGCCTGGGAACAGCACGGCATTCGCTACCGGGATTGCGTCAGCTGTGACTTCTTCGAGCAGTTGCCCATCGAGGACGAGGCCCTCCCCGAACTCGAGACCCGGGTCAACCGCGAGCGCGAGGAGCCGCACCGCGACGACCTGCAGACCGTGAAGATCCTCGACCCCAAGGCATGA
- a CDS encoding TAXI family TRAP transporter solute-binding subunit: MTTTTRILTGTLAGAMLIAGSAQADRSDWPQSFTVGTASQGGTYFVYGSGWANLIADELGVSGGGEVTGGPNQNLALVHTGDLALGLTTMGPAAEALAGESPLAPGVAMDNVCALFPMYETPFSIATLADSGIESISDIPDGATIGFGPAASTSDTYFPAILEELGVNFERRNGGWNDLGGQLQDGLIDVIAFAAGIPIPAVSQLEVQTDVNIIEFTEEEQQQVIDAFPVSPFQIPASTYQTLEEDARAVSMWNFTIAGCDLPEDFVYEITKLSMENNDKMRDIHRSAQFSVPENIQYNTVLPFHPGAVRWYEENGYEIPADLKL; this comes from the coding sequence ATGACCACTACCACCCGGATCCTCACCGGCACGCTGGCCGGCGCCATGCTGATCGCCGGCAGCGCCCAGGCCGATCGCAGCGATTGGCCGCAGAGCTTCACCGTGGGCACCGCCAGCCAGGGCGGCACCTACTTCGTCTACGGCTCCGGCTGGGCCAACCTGATCGCCGACGAGCTGGGCGTCTCCGGCGGCGGCGAGGTCACCGGCGGCCCCAACCAGAACCTGGCCCTGGTGCACACCGGTGACCTGGCCCTGGGCCTGACCACCATGGGCCCGGCCGCCGAGGCACTGGCCGGCGAGAGCCCCCTGGCCCCGGGCGTGGCGATGGACAACGTCTGTGCGCTCTTCCCGATGTACGAGACGCCCTTCTCCATCGCCACGCTCGCCGACAGCGGCATCGAGTCGATCTCCGACATCCCCGACGGCGCCACCATCGGCTTCGGCCCGGCGGCTTCCACCTCCGACACCTACTTCCCGGCCATCCTCGAGGAGCTGGGCGTGAACTTCGAACGCCGCAACGGCGGCTGGAACGATCTGGGCGGCCAGCTGCAGGACGGCCTGATCGACGTCATCGCCTTCGCCGCCGGCATCCCGATCCCGGCGGTCAGCCAGCTCGAGGTGCAGACCGACGTCAACATCATCGAGTTCACCGAGGAGGAACAGCAGCAAGTCATCGACGCCTTCCCGGTGTCGCCGTTCCAGATCCCGGCCAGCACCTACCAGACCCTCGAGGAAGATGCCCGCGCCGTCTCCATGTGGAACTTCACCATCGCCGGCTGCGACCTGCCGGAGGATTTCGTCTACGAAATCACCAAGCTGAGCATGGAGAACAACGACAAGATGCGCGATATCCATCGCAGCGCCCAGTTCAGCGTGCCGGAGAACATCCAGTACAACACCGTGCTGCCCTTCCACCCGGGCGCCGTGCGCTGGTACGAGGAGAACGGCTACGAGATCCCCGCCGACCTGAAGCTCTGA
- a CDS encoding NADP-dependent malic enzyme, which translates to MADDLRDSALQYHRFPRPGKLAIQAIKPMASQRDLSLAYSPGVAAACEEIERDPLQAAEYTARGNLVAVVSNGTAVLGLGAIGALASKPVMEGKAVLFKKFADVDVFDIEIEERDPDKLIEIVAGLEATFGGINLEDIKAPECFEIERRLRERMKIPVFHDDQHGTAIVSAAALLNGLRVVGKDLDDIRLVCNGAGSAALACLDLAVALGVRQDNILVCDRSGVIHTDRTEDLDPYKARYAARTEARTLADAVNGADVFFGLSAGGALKAEMVATMADRPLILAMANPIPEIMPEDAKAVRPDAVIATGRSDYPNQVNNVLCFPFIFRGALDCGATTINEEMKLATVKAIADMATTTVPETVAVAYGGQALTFGPEYILPKPFDPRLIDTIPPAVAKAAMDSGVAARPIADMDAYTRSLSKLVYRSGNVMEPVFERARQNPLRLLYAEGEDERVLRAMEVCVSQHYARPVLIGRRAVVEARIEELGLPVRPGVDFELIDAQDYPGYADLASDYHKLMGRRGVQPEAAEKRVRSRATILASLLLRRGEVDAMIAGPVGTYREHLGLVLDVIGLRESVGTAAALQLLILERATLFIADPFVNYDPDAGQIAEITLLAAEQIRRFGITPRAALVSHSNFGSSDFDSAGKMRQALALIRERAPDLVVDGEMQADSALSTGVRGRILPDSLLDGEANLLIMPNIDAANIAFTALKALGNGVSVGPILLGAAKPVHVLNRTVTARGITNMSAFAVVEAQTDR; encoded by the coding sequence ATGGCAGACGATTTGCGCGACAGCGCCTTGCAGTACCATCGATTCCCCCGCCCCGGCAAGCTGGCGATCCAGGCGATCAAGCCCATGGCCAGCCAGCGGGATCTGTCGCTGGCCTATTCGCCCGGGGTGGCCGCGGCCTGCGAGGAGATCGAACGTGACCCCCTGCAGGCGGCCGAGTACACCGCCCGCGGCAATCTGGTGGCCGTGGTCAGCAACGGCACGGCGGTGCTGGGGCTGGGTGCCATCGGCGCCCTGGCCTCCAAGCCGGTCATGGAAGGCAAGGCCGTGCTGTTCAAGAAGTTCGCCGACGTGGACGTGTTCGACATCGAGATCGAGGAGCGCGACCCGGACAAGCTGATCGAGATCGTCGCCGGTCTGGAGGCCACCTTCGGCGGCATCAATCTGGAAGACATCAAGGCACCGGAATGCTTCGAGATCGAGCGGCGGCTGCGCGAACGGATGAAGATCCCGGTCTTCCACGACGACCAGCACGGCACCGCCATCGTCTCGGCGGCCGCCCTGCTCAACGGCCTGCGGGTGGTAGGCAAGGACCTCGACGACATTCGCCTGGTCTGCAACGGCGCGGGCTCCGCGGCCCTGGCCTGTCTGGATCTGGCGGTGGCCCTGGGGGTACGCCAGGACAACATCCTGGTCTGCGACCGCAGCGGCGTGATCCACACCGACCGTACCGAGGACCTCGATCCCTACAAGGCGCGCTACGCGGCCCGGACCGAGGCCCGCACCCTGGCCGATGCCGTCAACGGGGCCGATGTGTTCTTCGGTCTCTCGGCCGGGGGCGCGCTCAAAGCGGAGATGGTGGCGACCATGGCCGATCGCCCCTTGATCCTGGCCATGGCCAATCCCATCCCGGAAATCATGCCGGAGGACGCCAAGGCGGTGCGCCCGGATGCGGTGATCGCCACCGGACGCTCGGACTACCCCAACCAGGTCAACAACGTCCTGTGCTTTCCGTTCATCTTCCGGGGCGCCCTGGACTGCGGCGCCACCACCATCAACGAGGAGATGAAACTGGCCACCGTCAAGGCCATCGCCGACATGGCGACCACCACGGTGCCGGAAACGGTGGCGGTGGCCTATGGCGGACAGGCGCTGACCTTCGGCCCCGAGTACATTCTGCCCAAACCCTTCGATCCGCGCCTGATCGACACCATCCCGCCGGCGGTGGCCAAGGCCGCCATGGACAGCGGTGTGGCCGCTCGCCCCATCGCGGATATGGATGCGTATACCCGCTCGCTGTCAAAACTGGTCTACCGCTCCGGCAATGTGATGGAGCCGGTGTTCGAGCGAGCTCGACAGAATCCCCTCCGCTTGCTGTACGCCGAAGGCGAGGACGAGCGCGTCCTGCGCGCCATGGAGGTCTGCGTCAGTCAGCACTATGCCAGACCCGTACTGATCGGCCGCCGTGCGGTCGTCGAGGCACGCATCGAGGAACTGGGCCTGCCGGTGAGGCCCGGGGTCGATTTCGAGCTGATCGACGCGCAGGACTATCCCGGCTACGCCGACCTGGCCAGCGACTACCACAAACTGATGGGACGGCGCGGTGTGCAGCCCGAAGCCGCCGAGAAGCGCGTCCGCAGCCGGGCCACCATCCTGGCCTCGCTGCTGCTGCGACGGGGCGAGGTGGACGCCATGATCGCCGGCCCGGTGGGCACCTACCGTGAGCACCTGGGCCTGGTACTGGACGTCATCGGTCTGCGCGAGAGCGTCGGCACGGCGGCCGCCCTGCAACTGCTGATCCTCGAACGAGCCACCCTGTTCATTGCCGATCCCTTCGTCAATTACGACCCCGATGCCGGTCAGATCGCTGAGATCACCCTGCTGGCCGCGGAGCAGATTCGCCGCTTCGGCATCACTCCCCGGGCCGCTTTGGTCTCCCACTCGAATTTCGGCAGTTCCGACTTCGACAGTGCCGGGAAGATGCGCCAGGCACTGGCACTGATCCGGGAACGCGCACCGGATCTGGTGGTGGACGGCGAAATGCAAGCCGACTCGGCGCTGTCGACGGGCGTGCGCGGACGCATCCTGCCCGATTCGCTGCTCGACGGCGAGGCCAACCTGTTGATCATGCCCAATATTGACGCGGCCAACATCGCCTTTACCGCCCTGAAGGCATTGGGCAACGGCGTCTCCGTGGGCCCCATCCTGCTGGGGGCCGCCAAGCCGGTACATGTGCTCAACCGCACGGTCACCGCGCGAGGTATCACCAACATGAGCGCCTTCGCCGTGGTCGAGGCACAGACCGATCGATAA
- the aceE gene encoding pyruvate dehydrogenase (acetyl-transferring), homodimeric type codes for MAFENYYDFDPQESREWQEAVDVVVERVGPERATYLLHKAVEEAYRTGAEAPDTTRTPYVNTIPPHKEAKLPGDAALLQRLTAYLRWNAMAMVVRANKKPAEPGGHIASYASSAVMYEVGFNHFWHAPSDSHGGDIIYVQGHCAPGIYARAFLEGRLTEEQLENFRLEVDGKGLSSYPHPYLMPDFWQVSTVSMGLAPIMAIYQARFMKYLQHRGLADTEDRKVWAFLGDGEMDEPQSQGAISLANREKLDNLIFVINCNLQRLDGPVRGNSKIVQELEGNFRGAGWNVIKCLWGSGWDELLAKDTKGLLRQRMEECVDGEYQNFKVKGGGYIREHFFGKYPELKEMVAHMSDDDIYYKLIRGGHDPQKVYAAYHAAVNTKDKPSVLLMKTVKGYGMGEGGEGQNITHQKKKLGEDHLRHFHQRFDLPFSDEQVTQAEFFKPPEDSAEMQFLHEQRKALGGYLPQRRRNGDLLKAPPLDMFKQVLADTGERTMSTTMAMVRIMVSLARDKTLGPRLTPIVADESRTFGMEGMFRQIGIYAPEGQKYVPMDAEEIMPYREDQKGQILQEGINEDGAMSSWIAVATSYSNHGVTMIPFYVYYSMFGFQRIGDLAWAAGDMLARGFLIGGTSGRTTLNGEGLQHQDGHSQLFAQFIPNCMAYDPTFHYEVAVIVRDGLKRMYEDQENVFYYITTLNENYHHPALPEGAEDDIIKGMYSLSKAEGKGKGPRVQLLGCGSILNEVIAAVDLLRDDWGVAADVWSCPSFNELARDGHAVKRWNRLHPGKRPRKSHVEQCLEGTEGPVIASTDYIRLFAEQIRPFVPRRYEVLGTDGFGRSDSRQALRSHFEVDRHYVTVTALQALVDEGKLKSGKVRDAIAKYGIDPEKPNPLYA; via the coding sequence ATGGCATTCGAAAACTACTACGACTTCGATCCACAGGAAAGCCGGGAGTGGCAGGAAGCCGTCGACGTGGTGGTGGAGCGGGTGGGTCCCGAGCGAGCCACCTACCTGCTGCACAAGGCAGTGGAAGAAGCCTACCGGACCGGCGCCGAGGCGCCGGACACCACCCGCACGCCCTATGTGAATACCATCCCGCCTCACAAGGAGGCCAAGCTGCCCGGCGACGCGGCCCTGCTGCAGCGGCTGACCGCCTACCTGCGCTGGAACGCCATGGCCATGGTGGTGCGCGCCAACAAGAAACCCGCCGAACCCGGGGGGCATATCGCCAGCTACGCGTCTTCGGCGGTGATGTACGAGGTGGGCTTCAACCATTTCTGGCATGCCCCCAGCGACAGCCACGGTGGCGACATCATCTATGTGCAGGGCCATTGCGCGCCGGGTATCTACGCGCGGGCGTTCCTGGAGGGACGGCTCACCGAGGAGCAACTGGAGAACTTCCGCCTGGAAGTGGACGGCAAGGGGCTCTCCTCCTACCCCCATCCGTATCTGATGCCGGACTTCTGGCAAGTCTCTACCGTGTCCATGGGTCTGGCACCGATCATGGCCATCTATCAGGCACGCTTCATGAAGTACCTCCAGCACCGGGGGCTTGCCGACACCGAAGACCGCAAGGTCTGGGCGTTTCTGGGCGACGGCGAGATGGACGAGCCCCAGTCCCAGGGCGCCATCTCCCTGGCCAACCGCGAGAAGCTGGATAATCTGATCTTCGTGATCAACTGCAATCTGCAGCGTCTGGACGGCCCGGTGCGGGGCAACAGCAAGATCGTCCAGGAACTGGAAGGCAACTTCCGGGGCGCGGGGTGGAACGTCATCAAGTGCCTGTGGGGGTCGGGCTGGGACGAACTGCTGGCCAAGGACACCAAGGGGCTGTTGCGCCAGCGCATGGAGGAGTGCGTCGACGGCGAGTATCAGAACTTCAAGGTCAAGGGAGGCGGCTACATCCGCGAGCACTTCTTCGGCAAGTATCCGGAGCTCAAGGAAATGGTCGCCCACATGTCGGACGACGACATCTACTACAAGCTGATTCGCGGTGGCCACGACCCGCAGAAGGTCTACGCGGCCTATCACGCGGCGGTCAACACCAAGGACAAGCCCTCGGTGCTGCTGATGAAGACCGTCAAGGGCTACGGCATGGGCGAGGGGGGTGAAGGCCAGAACATCACCCACCAGAAGAAGAAACTGGGCGAGGATCACCTCAGGCACTTTCACCAGCGCTTCGACCTGCCCTTCAGTGACGAACAGGTCACCCAGGCGGAATTCTTCAAGCCGCCCGAGGACAGCGCCGAGATGCAGTTCCTGCACGAGCAGCGCAAGGCGCTGGGGGGCTACCTGCCCCAGCGCCGGCGCAACGGCGATCTGCTCAAGGCGCCCCCTTTGGACATGTTCAAACAGGTGCTGGCGGACACCGGTGAGCGCACCATGTCCACCACCATGGCCATGGTGCGCATCATGGTGTCCCTGGCCCGGGACAAGACCCTGGGCCCGCGGCTGACCCCGATTGTCGCCGACGAGTCGCGTACCTTCGGCATGGAGGGCATGTTCCGGCAGATCGGTATCTACGCGCCCGAAGGGCAGAAGTACGTGCCCATGGATGCCGAGGAGATCATGCCGTACCGGGAGGACCAGAAAGGCCAGATCCTGCAGGAAGGCATCAACGAGGACGGGGCCATGTCGTCGTGGATCGCCGTGGCCACGTCGTACAGCAACCACGGGGTCACCATGATCCCGTTCTACGTCTACTACTCCATGTTCGGCTTCCAGCGCATCGGCGATCTGGCCTGGGCGGCCGGCGACATGCTGGCGCGGGGTTTCCTGATCGGCGGTACCTCGGGGCGTACCACCCTGAATGGCGAGGGCCTGCAGCACCAGGACGGACACAGCCAGCTGTTCGCCCAGTTCATTCCCAACTGCATGGCCTATGACCCCACCTTCCACTACGAGGTGGCAGTGATCGTGCGCGATGGCCTCAAGCGCATGTACGAGGACCAGGAGAACGTCTTCTACTACATCACCACCCTGAACGAGAACTACCATCATCCGGCACTGCCCGAAGGCGCCGAAGACGACATCATCAAGGGCATGTACTCGCTCAGCAAGGCCGAGGGCAAGGGCAAGGGACCGCGGGTTCAGCTGCTGGGCTGTGGCAGCATCCTCAACGAGGTGATTGCCGCGGTGGACCTGCTACGCGACGACTGGGGCGTGGCGGCGGATGTCTGGAGTTGTCCGAGCTTCAATGAACTGGCCCGCGACGGCCACGCCGTCAAGCGCTGGAACCGGCTGCATCCCGGGAAGAGGCCGCGCAAGAGCCATGTCGAGCAGTGCCTGGAAGGGACCGAAGGGCCGGTCATCGCCTCTACCGACTACATCCGGCTGTTCGCCGAACAGATCCGACCCTTCGTGCCACGGCGGTACGAGGTGTTGGGCACCGATGGCTTCGGCCGCTCCGACAGCCGCCAGGCCCTGCGCAGCCACTTCGAGGTGGATCGTCACTACGTCACCGTGACCGCGCTGCAGGCACTGGTCGACGAGGGCAAGCTCAAGAGCGGCAAGGTCCGGGACGCCATCGCCAAATACGGTATCGACCCCGAAAAGCCCAACCCCCTGTACGCCTGA